One genomic region from Stutzerimonas decontaminans encodes:
- the mfd gene encoding transcription-repair coupling factor, with translation MSVLRLPPLPAASGKQHWGNLPGAALSLAIAEAASNAKRFTLLLTADSQSAERLQEELAFFAPGLPVLHFPDWETLPYDIFSPHQDIVSQRISALYQLPELSHGVLVVPITTALHRLAPKRFLLGSSLVLDVGQKLDVEQMRLRLEAAGYRCVDTVYEHGEFAVRGALIDLFPMGSPLPYRIDLFDDEIETLRTFDPENQRSIDKVESIRLLPAREFPLKKEAVTGFRARFRERFDVDFRRCPIYQDLSTGITPAGIEYYLPLFYEETATLFDYLPEDSQVFSLPGIEQAAEQFWSDVRNRYEERRVDPERPLLPPAELFMPVEDCFARLKLWPRVVASQQDVEPGIGRERFNAHALPELAIESKANEPLGKLRQFLESYPGRVLFTAESAGRREVLLELLARLKLRPQEVDGWPGFLASDERLAITIAPLDEGLQLDDVALVAESPLFGQRVMQRRRREKGRDAGENVIKNLTELREGSPVVHIDHGVGRYQGLVTLEIEGQAQEFLLLQYAEDAKLYVPVASLHLIARYTGSDDALAPLHRLGSETWQKAKRKAAEQVRDVAAELLDIYARRAAREGYAFKDPQVDYETFAAGFPFEETPDQQAAIDAVREDLLSAKPMDRLVCGDVGFGKTEVAMRAAFIAVHGGRQVGVLVPTTLLAQQHYNSFRDRFADWPVRVEVMSRFKSAKEVQNAIAELAEGKIDILIGTHKLLQDDVKFSNLGLVIIDEEHRFGVRQKEQLKALRSEVDILTLTATPIPRTLNMSIAGMRDLSIIATPPARRLSVRTFVMEQQNTVIKEALLRELLRGGQVYYLHNDVKTIEKCAADLQALVPEARVAIGHGQMRERDLEQVMSDFYHKRFNVLVASTIIETGIDVPSANTIIIERADKFGLAQLHQLRGRVGRSHHQAYAYLLTPTRKAMTDDAQKRLEAIANAQDLGAGFVLATHDLEIRGAGELLGEGQSGQIQAVGFTLYMEMLERAVKAIRKGEQPNLEQPLGGGPEINLRLPALIPEDYLPDVHARLILYKRIANAADEDGLKELQVEMIDRFGLLPEPTKNLVRLTLLKLQSEKLGIIKIDAGPQGGRIEFSADTSVDPMVLIKLIQSQPKRYKFEGATLFKFQVPMERPEERFNTLEALLERLAPSELGS, from the coding sequence GTGTCCGTCTTGCGCCTTCCACCCCTGCCTGCCGCCAGCGGCAAGCAACACTGGGGCAATCTTCCAGGAGCCGCGCTGAGCCTGGCGATTGCCGAAGCAGCCAGCAACGCCAAACGCTTCACGTTGCTCCTCACTGCCGACAGCCAGAGTGCCGAGCGCCTGCAGGAAGAGCTCGCTTTCTTCGCACCGGGACTGCCGGTGCTGCATTTCCCCGATTGGGAAACGCTGCCCTACGACATATTTTCGCCACATCAGGACATCGTCTCCCAGCGCATTTCCGCGCTCTACCAACTGCCGGAACTGAGCCACGGCGTGCTGGTAGTGCCGATCACCACCGCCCTACACAGGCTGGCGCCGAAGCGCTTCCTGCTGGGTTCGAGTCTGGTGCTGGACGTCGGGCAGAAGCTCGACGTCGAGCAGATGCGTCTGCGTCTGGAAGCGGCCGGCTATCGCTGCGTGGACACGGTCTACGAGCATGGCGAATTCGCCGTACGCGGTGCGTTGATCGATTTATTCCCCATGGGCAGCCCCCTGCCCTACCGCATCGACCTGTTCGATGACGAGATCGAAACACTGCGCACCTTCGATCCGGAAAACCAGCGTTCGATCGACAAGGTGGAGTCGATCCGCCTGTTGCCGGCACGCGAGTTCCCCCTGAAGAAAGAAGCGGTCACTGGCTTCCGCGCGCGGTTCCGCGAGCGTTTCGACGTCGATTTCCGCCGCTGCCCGATCTATCAGGATCTCTCCACCGGCATCACCCCAGCAGGTATCGAGTACTACCTGCCACTGTTCTATGAAGAAACCGCGACGCTGTTCGATTACCTGCCCGAAGACAGCCAGGTGTTCTCGCTGCCCGGCATCGAACAGGCCGCCGAGCAGTTCTGGAGTGATGTACGCAATCGCTACGAGGAACGTCGCGTCGACCCCGAGCGCCCGCTGTTGCCGCCTGCCGAGCTGTTCATGCCGGTGGAGGACTGCTTCGCTCGCCTGAAACTCTGGCCACGGGTGGTCGCCAGCCAGCAGGACGTCGAGCCAGGTATCGGCCGTGAACGCTTCAATGCCCACGCGCTGCCAGAATTGGCCATCGAGTCCAAGGCCAATGAGCCGCTGGGCAAGCTGCGGCAATTCCTCGAAAGCTATCCGGGACGCGTGCTGTTCACTGCCGAATCCGCTGGTCGCCGCGAGGTGTTGCTGGAGCTGCTGGCACGGCTGAAGTTGCGTCCTCAGGAAGTCGACGGCTGGCCGGGCTTTCTCGCCAGCGACGAACGTCTGGCCATCACCATCGCCCCGCTCGACGAAGGCCTGCAACTGGACGACGTGGCACTGGTCGCGGAAAGCCCCCTGTTCGGCCAGCGCGTCATGCAACGCCGACGCAGGGAGAAGGGTCGCGACGCTGGCGAAAACGTTATCAAGAACCTCACCGAGCTGCGCGAAGGCTCGCCGGTGGTGCACATCGATCACGGTGTCGGTCGCTACCAGGGATTGGTCACCCTCGAAATCGAAGGCCAGGCGCAGGAATTCCTGCTGCTGCAGTACGCCGAGGACGCCAAGCTCTACGTGCCGGTCGCCAGCCTGCACCTGATCGCCCGCTATACAGGCAGCGACGACGCGCTCGCGCCACTGCACCGGCTCGGTTCGGAAACCTGGCAGAAGGCCAAGCGCAAGGCCGCCGAGCAGGTCCGCGACGTTGCCGCCGAGCTGCTCGACATCTACGCCCGCCGCGCGGCACGCGAGGGTTATGCATTCAAAGACCCGCAGGTCGACTACGAAACGTTCGCCGCAGGCTTTCCGTTCGAGGAAACGCCCGATCAGCAGGCCGCCATCGACGCGGTGCGCGAGGACCTGTTGTCGGCCAAGCCGATGGACCGCCTGGTCTGCGGCGATGTCGGCTTCGGCAAGACCGAAGTCGCCATGCGCGCCGCGTTCATCGCCGTCCATGGCGGCCGGCAGGTTGGCGTACTGGTGCCGACCACCCTGCTCGCCCAGCAGCATTACAACAGCTTCCGCGACCGCTTCGCCGACTGGCCGGTGCGGGTCGAGGTGATGAGCCGCTTCAAATCCGCCAAGGAGGTGCAGAACGCTATCGCCGAGCTCGCCGAGGGCAAGATCGACATCCTCATCGGCACCCACAAGCTGCTGCAGGACGACGTCAAGTTCAGCAACCTGGGCCTGGTCATCATCGACGAGGAACACCGCTTCGGCGTACGCCAGAAGGAACAACTCAAGGCGCTGCGCAGCGAGGTGGACATCCTCACCCTGACCGCCACGCCGATTCCGCGCACGCTGAACATGTCCATCGCCGGCATGCGCGACCTGTCGATCATCGCCACGCCGCCGGCGCGCCGCCTGTCGGTGCGCACCTTCGTCATGGAACAGCAGAACACCGTGATCAAGGAGGCGCTGCTGCGCGAGCTGTTGCGCGGCGGCCAGGTCTATTACCTGCACAACGATGTGAAGACCATCGAGAAATGCGCCGCCGATCTGCAGGCACTGGTGCCGGAGGCACGCGTCGCGATCGGCCACGGGCAGATGCGCGAGCGTGACCTCGAACAGGTCATGAGCGACTTCTACCACAAGCGCTTCAACGTGCTGGTGGCCTCGACCATTATCGAAACCGGCATCGACGTGCCGAGCGCCAACACCATCATCATCGAGCGCGCCGACAAGTTCGGCCTGGCGCAGCTGCACCAGCTGCGTGGCCGGGTCGGGCGCAGTCACCACCAGGCCTATGCCTATCTGCTCACCCCTACTCGCAAGGCCATGACCGACGACGCGCAGAAGCGCCTGGAGGCCATCGCCAATGCCCAGGACCTCGGTGCAGGCTTCGTCCTGGCCACCCACGACCTGGAAATCCGCGGCGCCGGCGAGCTGCTCGGCGAGGGCCAGAGCGGACAGATCCAGGCCGTCGGCTTCACTCTTTATATGGAAATGCTCGAGCGCGCGGTCAAAGCCATCCGCAAGGGCGAGCAGCCGAACCTGGAGCAGCCGCTCGGCGGCGGCCCGGAGATCAACCTGCGCCTGCCGGCACTGATTCCGGAGGACTATCTGCCGGACGTGCACGCCCGTCTGATCCTCTACAAGCGTATCGCCAATGCCGCCGACGAGGATGGCTTGAAGGAACTGCAGGTGGAGATGATCGACCGCTTCGGCCTGCTGCCCGAGCCAACCAAGAATCTGGTGCGCCTGACGCTGCTCAAGCTGCAGTCGGAAAAGCTCGGCATCATCAAGATCGACGCCGGCCCGCAGGGTGGGCGCATCGAGTTCTCGGCAGATACCTCGGTCGATCCGATGGTGCTGATCAAGCTGATCCAGAGTCAGCCCAAGCGCTACAAGTTCGAGGGCGCCACGCTGTTCAAATTCCAGGTGCCGATGGAACGCCCGGAAGAGCGTTTCAATACCCTGGAAGCGCTCCTCGAACGACTCGCGCCCAGCGAACTGGGATCCTAG
- a CDS encoding glyceraldehyde-3-phosphate dehydrogenase, whose product MTQKPDQCLGEWIDREALAEAMIPLIGQLYRNNNVVTSIYGRGLINRSVIAILKAHRFARHRIADETELSVHDTFQILKTMSEMNLGAASVDLGKLVAKYKEAGNGRNLEQFVREELAEVADKRHAASGHKGTDVVLYGFGRIGRLLARILIEKTGGGDGLRLRAIVVRKGADNDLVKRASLLRRDSVHGPFDGTITIDEENSTITANGNLIQVIYSNDPSSVDYTQYGIENALLVDNTGKWRDAEGLGQHLKCPGVARVVLTAPGKGELKNIVHGINHGDITADDKIISAASCTTNAIVPVLKAVNDQYGIVNGHVETVHSYTNDQNLIDNFHKGSRRGRSAALNMVITETGAATAAAKALPVLKGKLTGNAIRVPTPNVSMAILNLNLEKATSREEINEYLRQMAMHSDLQKQIDFVNSQEVVSTDFVGSRHAGVVDAEATICNDNRVVLYVWYDNEFGYSCQVVRVMEDMAGVNPPAFPR is encoded by the coding sequence GTGACTCAGAAGCCCGACCAGTGTCTTGGTGAATGGATTGACCGCGAAGCCCTCGCCGAAGCGATGATTCCGCTGATTGGTCAGCTGTATCGCAACAACAACGTGGTGACTTCGATCTACGGCCGTGGCCTGATCAATCGTTCGGTGATCGCCATCCTCAAGGCACACCGTTTCGCCCGTCACCGCATTGCCGACGAAACCGAGCTGTCGGTGCACGACACCTTCCAGATCCTCAAGACGATGAGCGAAATGAACCTGGGCGCCGCTTCGGTGGACCTGGGCAAGCTGGTCGCCAAGTACAAGGAAGCGGGCAACGGCCGCAACCTCGAGCAGTTCGTCCGCGAAGAGCTGGCCGAAGTGGCTGACAAGCGTCACGCCGCCTCCGGCCACAAAGGCACCGACGTCGTACTTTACGGTTTCGGTCGAATCGGTCGCCTGCTGGCGCGTATCCTGATCGAGAAAACCGGTGGTGGCGACGGCCTGCGCTTGCGCGCCATCGTCGTGCGCAAGGGCGCCGACAACGATCTGGTCAAGCGTGCCAGCCTGCTGCGTCGTGATTCGGTGCATGGTCCATTCGATGGCACCATTACCATCGACGAAGAAAACAGCACCATCACCGCCAATGGCAACCTGATCCAGGTGATCTATTCCAACGATCCGTCATCGGTGGACTACACCCAGTACGGTATCGAGAACGCGTTGCTGGTCGACAACACCGGTAAGTGGCGCGACGCCGAAGGCCTGGGGCAGCACCTCAAGTGCCCAGGTGTCGCTCGCGTCGTGTTGACCGCGCCGGGCAAGGGCGAGCTGAAGAACATCGTGCATGGCATCAACCATGGCGATATCACTGCCGATGACAAGATCATCTCCGCTGCGTCCTGCACCACCAACGCCATCGTGCCGGTGCTCAAGGCGGTCAACGATCAGTACGGCATCGTCAACGGTCACGTTGAAACCGTGCATTCCTACACCAACGACCAGAACCTGATCGACAACTTCCACAAAGGCAGTCGTCGTGGTCGCAGCGCAGCGCTGAACATGGTCATCACCGAGACTGGCGCCGCCACCGCTGCCGCCAAGGCGCTGCCAGTGCTCAAAGGCAAGCTGACCGGCAACGCGATCCGCGTGCCGACGCCGAACGTGTCGATGGCCATTCTCAACCTGAACCTGGAGAAGGCTACCAGTCGCGAAGAAATCAACGAGTACCTGCGCCAGATGGCCATGCACTCGGATCTGCAGAAGCAGATCGACTTCGTCAACTCGCAGGAAGTTGTATCCACTGATTTCGTCGGCTCGCGCCATGCTGGTGTCGTGGATGCCGAAGCGACGATCTGCAACGACAATCGTGTCGTGCTCTACGTCTGGTACGACAACGAGTTCGGCTACAGCTGTCAGGTGGTGCGGGTGATGGAAGACATGGCAGGGGTTAACCCGCCGGCGTTTCCGCGCTAA
- a CDS encoding Na(+)-translocating NADH-quinone reductase subunit A, whose translation MINIKRGLDLPIAGAPAQRIEAGRPVRSVAVIGFDYPTMKPTMAVQVGDRVKLGQILFSDKKSEGVHYTAPGAGVVSAVHRGEKRVLQSVVIDLDGDEEITFASYSPAQLDGLSSEQVRENLQQSGLWTALRTRPFSKVPAVDATPASIFVTAIDTHPLAADPAIIIAEQSDAFEAGLKVLGNLAKVFLCKAPNVSLPGESLAKVQVESFSGPHPAGLAGTHIHFLDPVSASKSVWTIGYQDVIAIGKLFTSGRLSVERVVSLAGPVVEQPRLVRARLGANLDELTAGELQPGANRVVSGSVLGGRTAHGAFAYLGRYHQQVSCLREGKEREMLHYMRPGVEKHSILNIYISKLMAGKKFAFSTSTNGSPRAMVPVGNYEEVMPLDVLPTQLLRALIVGDTEVAQKLGCLELDEEDLALCTYVCAGKYEYGPILRDNLTRIEKEG comes from the coding sequence ATGATCAATATAAAACGAGGGCTTGATTTGCCCATAGCCGGTGCGCCGGCGCAGCGTATCGAGGCCGGAAGGCCCGTACGTAGCGTCGCTGTCATTGGCTTCGACTATCCGACCATGAAGCCGACCATGGCTGTTCAGGTCGGTGATCGGGTTAAGCTGGGGCAGATCCTTTTTTCCGACAAGAAGTCCGAAGGCGTGCATTACACCGCGCCTGGTGCTGGTGTCGTCAGCGCAGTGCATCGCGGCGAGAAGCGAGTGCTGCAGTCGGTAGTGATCGACCTCGACGGCGATGAGGAAATCACTTTTGCGAGCTACTCACCAGCTCAGCTGGATGGTCTGAGCAGCGAACAGGTTCGTGAGAACCTGCAGCAGTCCGGCCTGTGGACCGCGCTGCGCACGCGCCCTTTCAGTAAGGTGCCAGCCGTCGACGCTACGCCGGCCTCGATTTTCGTGACGGCAATCGACACGCATCCGCTGGCCGCCGATCCGGCGATCATCATTGCCGAACAGTCCGATGCGTTCGAAGCGGGCCTCAAAGTCCTCGGCAACCTGGCCAAGGTGTTCCTGTGCAAGGCTCCGAACGTCTCGTTGCCGGGTGAGTCCCTGGCCAAGGTTCAGGTTGAAAGCTTCAGTGGTCCGCATCCTGCGGGGCTGGCTGGCACCCATATCCATTTCCTCGATCCGGTGAGCGCCAGCAAAAGCGTCTGGACCATTGGCTATCAGGACGTCATAGCGATCGGCAAGCTGTTCACCAGCGGGCGTTTGTCGGTTGAGCGCGTGGTGTCGCTGGCCGGTCCGGTGGTTGAGCAGCCGCGTCTGGTACGTGCCCGTCTTGGTGCGAACCTCGACGAGCTGACCGCCGGTGAGCTGCAGCCCGGCGCGAATCGCGTTGTCTCCGGCTCGGTGCTGGGCGGTCGTACCGCTCATGGCGCGTTCGCCTATCTCGGTCGCTACCACCAGCAGGTTTCCTGTCTGCGTGAGGGTAAGGAGCGCGAAATGCTCCATTACATGCGTCCCGGCGTCGAAAAACACTCGATCCTCAATATCTATATCTCCAAGCTGATGGCGGGCAAGAAGTTCGCTTTCTCAACGTCCACCAATGGCAGCCCCCGCGCGATGGTGCCGGTTGGTAACTACGAAGAGGTCATGCCGCTGGATGTTCTGCCGACCCAGTTGCTGCGTGCGCTGATCGTGGGCGACACCGAGGTGGCGCAGAAGCTCGGCTGCCTGGAGCTGGATGAAGAAGATCTGGCGCTGTGCACCTACGTCTGTGCCGGGAAATACGAATACGGCCCGATCCTGCGGGACAATCTGACCCGCATCGAGAAGGAGGGTTAA
- a CDS encoding NADH:ubiquinone reductase (Na(+)-transporting) subunit B, which yields MGIRAFLDKIEHHFEKGGKYEKWYALYEAADTFLYRPGSVTKTTAHVRDGIDLKRMMITVWMCTFPAMFFGMWNTGYQANLIFAQSPDLLAAQEGWRFGLIGALAGFDPNSLWDNFIQGAAYFLPIYAVTFIVGGFWEVLFASIRKHEVNEGFFVTSVLFALILPPTIPLWQVALGISFGVVIGKEIFGGTGKNFLNPALTARAFLFFAYPAQMSGDAVWTAVDGYAGATALSLGFAGGIENVIESGITWMDAFVGTIHGSIGETSTLAIFIGGVILIGSKIASWRIVTGVMLGMIGLSTLFNLIGSETNPLFGMPWYWHMVVGGFAFGMIFMATDPVSASMTNTGKWVFGILIGVMVVLIRVVNPAFPEGMMLAILFANLCAPLIDHFVIQANIKRRLARNV from the coding sequence ATGGGCATCCGCGCATTCCTCGACAAGATCGAGCATCACTTTGAAAAAGGCGGCAAGTACGAAAAGTGGTACGCACTGTACGAAGCAGCCGACACCTTCCTTTATCGTCCCGGTAGCGTCACCAAGACCACCGCCCACGTGCGCGACGGCATCGACCTCAAGCGCATGATGATCACCGTCTGGATGTGTACCTTCCCGGCGATGTTCTTCGGGATGTGGAACACCGGCTACCAGGCCAACCTGATCTTCGCGCAGAGCCCTGATCTGCTGGCGGCTCAGGAGGGCTGGCGCTTCGGTCTGATCGGTGCGCTCGCCGGCTTCGATCCGAACAGCCTATGGGATAACTTCATCCAGGGCGCGGCCTACTTCCTGCCGATCTATGCGGTGACCTTCATCGTCGGCGGTTTCTGGGAAGTGCTGTTCGCTTCGATCCGCAAGCACGAGGTCAACGAAGGATTCTTCGTTACTTCAGTGCTGTTCGCCCTGATCCTGCCGCCGACCATCCCGCTGTGGCAGGTTGCGCTGGGCATCAGCTTCGGTGTCGTGATCGGCAAGGAGATTTTCGGCGGTACCGGCAAGAACTTCCTGAACCCGGCGCTGACTGCGCGGGCGTTCCTGTTCTTCGCCTACCCGGCGCAGATGTCTGGTGATGCGGTCTGGACCGCCGTCGATGGCTATGCCGGCGCAACCGCGCTGAGCCTGGGCTTCGCCGGTGGCATCGAGAACGTCATCGAAAGCGGTATCACCTGGATGGACGCTTTCGTCGGCACCATTCATGGCTCGATCGGTGAGACCAGCACGCTGGCGATCTTCATTGGTGGCGTCATTCTGATCGGCAGCAAGATCGCCTCCTGGCGCATCGTTACCGGCGTGATGCTGGGCATGATCGGTCTGAGCACGCTGTTCAACCTGATCGGCTCCGAGACCAATCCGCTGTTCGGTATGCCCTGGTACTGGCACATGGTCGTTGGTGGTTTCGCCTTCGGCATGATCTTCATGGCGACCGACCCGGTATCGGCTTCGATGACCAATACCGGTAAGTGGGTGTTCGGCATCCTTATCGGTGTGATGGTCGTGCTGATCCGTGTGGTCAACCCCGCCTTCCCGGAAGGCATGATGCTGGCGATCCTGTTCGCCAACCTGTGTGCGCCGCTGATTGACCATTTCGTCATTCAGGCCAATATCAAGCGGAGGCTGGCACGTAATGTCTAG
- a CDS encoding Na(+)-translocating NADH-quinone reductase subunit C: MSSQKESTVRTLTVALLVCLVCSIFVAGAAVALRPTQQENRLLDKQRSILAIAGLGEAGMSGNQVKQLFNDRIVARLVDLETGKFSDEFDAKTFDPLAAAKDPALSKRLPGEQDIASIKRRERYSTVYIVEGQGEGEIDTLILPVRGYGLWSTLYGFMAVQGDLDTVAGFGFYQHGETPGLGGEVDNPKWRGQWPGKELFDDNGKLAVQIVKGGVDPQSPRATHQVDGLAGATLTSNGVNSLLQFWLGENGFGPFIANLRAGEA, translated from the coding sequence ATGTCTAGTCAGAAAGAATCCACCGTTCGCACGCTGACGGTAGCCCTGTTGGTCTGCCTGGTGTGCTCCATCTTCGTGGCCGGCGCCGCTGTGGCGCTTCGTCCGACCCAGCAGGAAAACCGACTGCTCGACAAGCAGCGCAGCATCCTGGCCATCGCTGGCCTGGGCGAGGCGGGCATGTCCGGCAATCAGGTCAAGCAGCTGTTCAATGACCGCATCGTTGCTCGTCTTGTTGATCTGGAAACCGGCAAGTTCAGCGACGAGTTCGACGCCAAGACCTTCGATCCGCTGGCGGCAGCAAAGGATCCGGCGCTGTCCAAGCGCCTTCCTGGTGAGCAGGATATCGCCTCGATCAAGCGTCGCGAGCGCTACAGCACTGTTTATATCGTCGAAGGTCAGGGTGAAGGCGAAATCGACACACTGATCCTGCCGGTTCGTGGCTACGGTTTGTGGTCGACGCTGTACGGCTTCATGGCTGTGCAGGGCGACTTGGACACCGTCGCCGGCTTCGGCTTCTACCAGCACGGCGAAACGCCGGGCCTGGGTGGTGAGGTCGATAATCCGAAGTGGCGCGGCCAGTGGCCGGGCAAGGAACTGTTCGACGACAACGGCAAGCTGGCCGTGCAGATCGTCAAGGGCGGCGTCGATCCGCAAAGCCCGCGCGCCACTCACCAGGTCGATGGCTTGGCTGGCGCAACCCTGACCAGCAACGGCGTCAACTCGCTGTTGCAGTTCTGGCTGGGCGAAAACGGCTTCGGTCCATTCATCGCTAATCTGCGCGCTGGGGAGGCTTGA
- a CDS encoding NADH:ubiquinone reductase (Na(+)-transporting) subunit D, with product MIMSQPTVKEVLLNPVFNNNPIGLQILGICSALAVTSNLNTALVMSVALTLVCAFSNLFISMIRSQIPNSIRMIVQMVIIASLVILVDQVLKAYAFSLSKQLSVFVGLIITNCIVMGRAEAFAMQNPPVLSFFDGIGNGLGYSAMLIALGFIRELTGAGKLMGYTILPAVNDGGWYLPNGMMLLPPSAFFLIGLFIWGIRAWKKEQVEKPAFKMAPQVSNKEAY from the coding sequence TTGATCATGTCGCAACCCACTGTCAAAGAAGTACTGCTAAACCCGGTCTTCAACAACAACCCCATCGGTCTGCAGATTCTCGGGATCTGTTCGGCACTGGCGGTAACCTCTAACCTGAACACGGCGTTGGTGATGTCGGTAGCGCTGACTCTGGTCTGCGCCTTCTCCAACCTGTTCATCTCGATGATCCGCAGCCAGATCCCGAACTCGATTCGCATGATCGTGCAGATGGTGATCATCGCCTCGCTGGTAATCCTGGTTGACCAGGTGCTCAAGGCCTATGCCTTCTCGCTGTCTAAGCAGCTGTCGGTATTCGTCGGGCTGATCATCACCAACTGTATCGTGATGGGTCGTGCCGAAGCCTTCGCCATGCAGAACCCGCCGGTGCTGTCGTTCTTCGACGGCATTGGTAACGGTCTCGGCTATAGCGCGATGTTGATTGCGCTGGGTTTCATTCGCGAGCTGACCGGTGCCGGCAAACTGATGGGCTACACCATCCTGCCGGCCGTCAATGACGGCGGCTGGTATCTGCCGAACGGCATGATGTTGCTGCCGCCATCGGCGTTCTTCTTGATCGGTCTGTTCATCTGGGGCATCCGCGCCTGGAAGAAGGAGCAGGTCGAGAAGCCTGCCTTCAAGATGGCGCCGCAAGTCTCGAATAAGGAGGCTTATTAA
- the nqrE gene encoding NADH:ubiquinone reductase (Na(+)-transporting) subunit E, producing the protein MEHYISLFVRAVFIENMALAFFLGMCTFIAISKKVETAIGLGIAVIVVQTITVPANNLIYTYLLKSGALAWAGLPEVDLSFLGLLSYIGVIAAIVQILEMTLDKYVPSLYNALGVFLPLITVNCAIMGGTLFMVERDYNLGESVVYGMGSGLSWALAIALLAGIREKLKYSDVPDGLQGLGITFITIGLMSLGFMSFSGVQL; encoded by the coding sequence ATGGAGCACTACATCAGCCTGTTCGTCCGCGCCGTGTTCATCGAGAACATGGCCCTGGCGTTCTTCCTCGGCATGTGCACCTTCATCGCGATTTCCAAAAAAGTGGAAACCGCGATTGGTCTGGGTATCGCGGTCATCGTGGTGCAGACCATCACTGTGCCTGCCAATAACCTGATCTACACCTACCTGCTCAAGAGCGGCGCATTGGCCTGGGCGGGATTGCCCGAAGTAGATCTCAGCTTCCTCGGTCTGCTGAGCTACATCGGCGTGATCGCGGCCATCGTGCAGATTCTCGAGATGACGCTCGATAAGTACGTCCCGAGCCTCTACAACGCGCTGGGTGTATTCCTGCCGCTGATCACCGTGAACTGCGCCATCATGGGTGGCACCCTGTTCATGGTCGAGCGCGATTACAACCTGGGCGAGAGCGTGGTGTACGGCATGGGCTCCGGTCTGTCTTGGGCGCTGGCCATCGCTTTGCTAGCCGGTATTCGCGAAAAGCTGAAGTACAGCGACGTTCCGGATGGATTGCAGGGGCTGGGCATCACCTTCATCACCATCGGACTGATGTCGCTGGGCTTCATGTCTTTCTCTGGCGTACAGCTGTAA
- the nqrF gene encoding NADH:ubiquinone reductase (Na(+)-transporting) subunit F: MMSYEIFLAIGMFTAIVLALVVIILAARAKLVSSGDVSIEINGERTITVPAGGKLLQTLAANNIFLSSACGGGGTCAQCKCIVESGGGEMLPTEESHFTRREAGEGWRLSCQTPVKADMKIEVPEEVFGVKKWECTVESNPNVATFIKELTLKLPEGENVDFRAGGYVQLECPPHEVRYRDFDIQEEYRGDWDKFDQWKYVSKCDETVIRAYSMANYPEERGLVKFNIRIASPPPGRDDIPPGKMSSFVFSLKPGDKITVYGPFGEFFAKDTDAEMVFIGGGAGMAPMRSHIFDQLKRLKSKRKMSFWYGARSMREAFYVEEYDQLQAENPNFQWHLALSDPLPEDNWEGPTGFIHNVLYENYLKDHPAPEDCEFYMCGPPMMNASVIKMLTDLGVEPENILLDDFGG, from the coding sequence CTGATGAGTTACGAAATTTTCCTCGCCATCGGTATGTTCACCGCCATCGTGCTTGCGCTGGTGGTGATCATCCTGGCTGCGCGCGCCAAGCTGGTATCCAGCGGCGACGTGTCCATCGAAATCAACGGTGAGCGAACCATCACCGTACCTGCCGGCGGCAAGCTATTGCAGACGCTGGCCGCCAACAACATCTTCCTTTCGTCCGCCTGTGGCGGCGGCGGTACCTGCGCACAGTGCAAGTGCATCGTCGAGAGCGGTGGCGGCGAGATGCTGCCCACCGAGGAGTCGCACTTCACCCGCCGCGAAGCGGGCGAAGGCTGGCGCCTGTCCTGCCAGACCCCGGTCAAGGCGGACATGAAGATCGAAGTGCCGGAAGAAGTCTTCGGCGTGAAAAAGTGGGAATGCACCGTCGAGTCCAATCCGAACGTCGCGACCTTCATCAAGGAGCTGACGCTCAAGCTGCCGGAAGGCGAGAACGTCGATTTCCGCGCTGGCGGCTACGTGCAGCTGGAGTGCCCGCCGCACGAAGTGCGTTATCGGGATTTCGACATCCAGGAAGAGTATCGCGGCGACTGGGACAAGTTCGATCAGTGGAAGTACGTATCCAAGTGCGACGAGACCGTCATTCGTGCGTATTCCATGGCCAATTACCCCGAAGAACGCGGTCTGGTGAAGTTCAACATCCGTATCGCTTCGCCGCCGCCAGGCCGTGACGATATCCCGCCGGGCAAGATGTCGTCCTTCGTGTTCAGCCTCAAGCCGGGTGACAAGATCACCGTTTACGGACCGTTCGGTGAGTTCTTCGCCAAGGACACCGATGCCGAGATGGTCTTCATCGGTGGTGGTGCGGGTATGGCGCCGATGCGCTCGCACATCTTCGACCAGCTCAAGCGCCTGAAATCCAAGCGCAAGATGAGCTTCTGGTATGGCGCCCGCTCCATGCGCGAGGCCTTCTACGTAGAAGAATACGACCAGCTGCAGGCGGAGAACCCCAACTTTCAGTGGCATTTGGCATTGTCCGACCCGCTGCCGGAAGACAATTGGGAAGGCCCGACCGGGTTCATCCACAACGTGTTGTACGAGAACTATCTGAAGGATCACCCTGCTCCGGAAGATTGCGAGTTCTACATGTGCGGTCCGCCCATGATGAACGCCTCGGTCATCAAGATGCTTACCGACCTGGGTGTGGAGCCGGAGAACATTCTGCTCGACGACTTCGGCGGCTAG